One genomic window of Halococcus sediminicola includes the following:
- a CDS encoding VanZ family protein produces MEPGVPLAARRVRYALAVLVAGVVLVASVVETGGGARTLGPFGLVGADKWTHAVAYAALTAALAYASIEDGRSRLALAVGVAIGFGIAVELLQWPLSYRTASVADALADAVGACLLALCWCWLARFVRFVPVDEPDSVR; encoded by the coding sequence ATGGAACCCGGCGTCCCGCTCGCCGCCCGTCGTGTGCGCTACGCGCTCGCGGTACTGGTCGCCGGCGTCGTGCTCGTCGCCTCGGTCGTCGAGACGGGCGGCGGGGCGCGTACTCTCGGCCCGTTCGGTCTCGTCGGAGCGGACAAGTGGACCCACGCGGTCGCCTACGCGGCACTGACGGCGGCACTCGCGTACGCCTCGATCGAAGACGGTCGCAGCCGGCTGGCGCTCGCGGTGGGTGTGGCCATCGGCTTCGGCATCGCCGTCGAACTCCTCCAGTGGCCGCTTTCGTATCGGACGGCGAGCGTCGCCGACGCACTCGCGGATGCGGTCGGTGCCTGCCTCCTCGCGCTCTGTTGGTGCTGGCTCGCCCGGTTCGTTCGGTTCGTCCCGGTCGACGAGCCCGACTCAGTACGGTGA